TGTTTCGCCGCCTGGGAACTCACCTTTTTTCGCTAGTTCTGAAACGTCAACAACAGAAGCATCTACACGCTTAAGCGCAGATGTTAATGTAACGTTCTGATCGCCAACTTGACCTTCGTCAAATTGGTCAGAGTCTACACCAATCACCCAAACATTTGCATTTGGATCTGCTTGCTTACGCTCTTTTGCTTCCGCAAATACACCGTTTCCTGTCGCACCAGCCGCATGGAAAATAATATCCACACCAGATGCATACATGAGGTTTGCAGTTGCTTTACCAAGTTCCGCTTTATCAAATGCGCCTGTATATTCAACGTCTACTGATACATCAGGGTTAACTGATTCAACACCAGCTACAAATCCTGCTTCAAAACGTTCAACAACTGGAATATCCATTCCACCAACAAAGCCAACTTTATTCGACTCTGTCATAAGCGCTGCAGCAACTCCTGCTAAAAATCCTGCTTCTTCATCTTTAAAAAGAATGCTTGCAACGTTTGGTTGCTCTACAACACCATCAATAATCGCAAAATTTGTATCCGGACGTTGCTCAGCAATTTCGTCAATCGCGTCGACAATAATAAAGCCAACGCCGAAAATTAAATCAAAATCACGCTGTACAAGTTTGTTTAGGTTTGGAATATAGTCTGTATCGTCGTTGGATTGTAAGTAGTCAAATCCACCGTCTCCTCTTTCCATATTGTTATCCGCACCAAACTGTTGAATTCCTTCCCAAGCTGACTGGTTGAACGACTTATCGTCAATCCCTCCAAAGTCTGTTACCATGGCAACCGTGAATTCAGATGCTTCGTTCGAAGAACCTTCATTGCTCTTGCCTTCATCTTGACCTTTATTCGAGCCACATGCTGCTAGAAAAACGCTTACAACAAGCAACATTGCCAATAAAAGGTTAAATCTACGCTTTTGCATTACAAATAGACCTCCCTATTTTTCTTATATATTAGTAGGACGCTGCTGCGTCTTATACCCTTTTACGTACTACGTGAAAACTAAACTTATCGGCTCTGAAATAATTTTTCGAATATAGAACCATCTCACCGTCATCACTGTAATGTTTTTGTGTCAATGCCAACAGCGGGATATCGATACCGCATCTTAATAGTGCGGAGGCTTCTTCATCGTATCCAATTGGCTCGATTTGTGCCACTGCTTGTGTAATCCGAATATTTCCAGATTGTTCAATAGCGTCAAATATCGAAGTTTTCAAAAGTTCATCAGCACCCACCGGAAAGTTTCTCGCCAGCACTTGATCGATACAAAATACGACTGGTTGCCCATCTGCAGTTCTCAAACGTTTAATTGTCATGACTTTGTCAGTTTCTCCATAATTAAATCGCTTGATACTAGTATCCGTGACATCTGATTCAGAAACATCCATAAAGATTGTTCCTGGCTCCATTCCAGCCTGTTGAATCATCGTCGTCACGCTAGTTAACTCTTCAATCCCCGATGTAAACAATGGTTTAGGATTCACGAAAGTACCGACACCGTGCTTCCGTTCGACGATTTTCTCACTTTCTAAAACTTGAAGCGCTTTCCGTAATATCGCAAGACTAACGCCTAAACTTTTTGCAAGCTGAAATTCGGAAGGGAATCGTTCGTTTGCCTTAATCACACCTGATTCAATGTCTTGTTTTAATCGTTCAACTACATGTAAGTATAATTGTTCATGTTCTTCCTTCCCCATTCTTACATCACCACCTTCTAACGAATAAACCGTTAATAACTTCTGCGTTCTTATTCAATTTCACTATACCACTTTCGACTCATAAAATAAACACACATCTAATGATTCTATTATTCGGAAATTATCGAAGGATATGAAGTTTTAGCTTTATCAACCAATCCCTTATCGTCTTATCATCGCCACTTATATCTTGAATTTTTTGTTAATGGCCAGTTAAACTTAAGTCTTTAAACCTTGACTAAAGACCCACAACCCACTCGTACTTTGGTCATCCGCGGCATTTATAAAACTTGCCTATATCCCCCACTATTTGGTGAGGGATATAGCTGAAAGTGATAACGTCGATTAATCACTCTCTCCTTTATCGACAAGTACTTGACGCGGCCTACTTCCATCCGGCGGCCCCACAATCCCCCGCATCTCCATTTGATCGACGATTCGAGCTGCGCGTGAATAACCTATTCTAAAACGGCGCTGCAACATCGATACAGATGCTGTTTGCATATTGGTGACCAATTGGACGGCCTCATCATAAAGCTCGTCTGTCTCTTCGTGAGGCGGAACTTCAACGATTTCTGTCGGTATCATTTCTTCTTGATATTGAGCCTTTTGTTGCTCGATTACAAAGTCGACTATCGCCTCCACTTCACTATCAGAAACGAAAGCACCTTGAATTCTAACCGGCTTTGAACCACCTGCTGGTAAAAAGAGCATATCTCCTCTTCCTAACAACTTATCGGCACCACCAGTATCTAAGATGGTTCTAGAGTCAATCGCCGACGACACTGCAAACGCGATTCTTGACGGGATATTGGCTTTAATGACACCAGTAATGACATCCACACTCGGTCTTTGTGTTGCGATAATTAAGTGAATCCCTGCAGCACGTGCCATTTGAGCAAGTCGTGTAATCGAATCTTCAACATCACTAGAAGCGACCATCATTAAATCCGCTAGTTCATCAACAATTACAACGATATATGGCATATGTGGATGTTTTTCATCATTTTCTTCATTCCACACATCAATATGTGCATTATACCCTTCAATATTTCTTGTTCCGGTATGGGAAAACAATTCATAACGCCGTTCCATTTCCGAAACAACCTTCTGCAATGCTTGTGCTGCTTTTCTAGGATCTGTAACAACGGGTGCTAATAGATGCGGAACTCCATTGTAGACATTCAATTCAACCATTTTAGGATCAATCATCATCATTTTCACTTCATGCGGTTTTGTACGCATTAAAATACTAATAATAATGCCATTAATACACACACTCTTTCCGCTTCCCGTAGATCCTGCAATCAGCATATGTGGCATTTTATTTAATTCCGTTAGGATCGCTTGTCCAGTAACGTCTCTTCCTAGTGAAATCATAAGTTTAGCGTCTGGTGAATTATTCTCTTTAGACTCAATCACTTCTCGTAAACTAACAACCGCGACGTTCGTGTTTGGAACTTCAATCCCGATTGCAGACTTACCAGGGATAGGCGCTTCAATGCGGAGGTCACTTGCCGCAAGTGCTAATGCTAAATCATCTGTCAAACTTACAATTCTACTAACTTTTACACCTGTATCTGGCAAGATTTCATATTTAGTGACAGCAGGGCCTAGATGGACTTGCGTCACACGTGCTTTCACACCAAAACTTAGAAACGTCTCTTCTAATTTTTTTGCATTCGCTTGAATGGAATTATATTCACCAGATTGGTCATTATATGGCGTTTCTTTAAGCAATGATGGCGGCGGTAAAATATACGATTCATTTTCCTCTTCTCCTGTCACGCCGCTATAAGTTTCAATTTCCTCTGGCGCTAGCGGTTCTTCCTCTGCATTTGACTGTTCTACTGGTTCTGGAGTAGGTTCAGGCATTTCTTCTTTCTTTTCGATTCGTTCGTTAAAAGCTGAAATAATTGGTTGTGTAGGAGATTCTTCAGCAATTTCCACCGCCATCTCTGGAACTTGTGCAGGCTCTTTCTCTTTAGCCTGTTTTTTCTTTTTAGATCTCGATTGTCTTGTAGAAGCTGGTTCCTTCTGTTGCTCATTCTTTTCCCGTTTAAACACTTCACTAATCATTTGTTTGGTTGAACCGTAAACTTTAGGGGCGGTTTCTGCAAGATAAGGAATGAATGCTTTTCCTGACAACAAAACTAGACCAATTAAAAGTAACAATACGCCTGCAACTTTTGCACCTGTAGAATCAAATAATGAATAAAACAATGCATAAATAAAAGCGCCTACCATTCCTCCACCAAGCGATCCGCTCCGTGTAGCAATTCCGTCATTTGTGACAAGTACATGCCACGTCTGTTTGATGGATGAGTTTGTCAACAATACTCGATTTTCAGACATTGTATCGAATAAGGAAATATGGCTAAATAATAGCAGACTCCCAAGTACGAACAAACTCCCGAAGAGTATTCGATTTTTCCAGCCTCCCACTTTGCGCTTAACCATAAAAATAAGTGCTTGAATAATTAGTAATAACGGGATAGCTACATGCCAATTACCGAAT
This window of the Sporosarcina pasteurii genome carries:
- a CDS encoding DNA translocase FtsK, with the protein product MSRNKRRRKAKPRKKKQTGLNPLLYEIIGLVMIGLAVIIIFELGPAGRALSSGSRFLFGNWHVAIPLLLIIQALIFMVKRKVGGWKNRILFGSLFVLGSLLLFSHISLFDTMSENRVLLTNSSIKQTWHVLVTNDGIATRSGSLGGGMVGAFIYALFYSLFDSTGAKVAGVLLLLIGLVLLSGKAFIPYLAETAPKVYGSTKQMISEVFKREKNEQQKEPASTRQSRSKKKKQAKEKEPAQVPEMAVEIAEESPTQPIISAFNERIEKKEEMPEPTPEPVEQSNAEEEPLAPEEIETYSGVTGEEENESYILPPPSLLKETPYNDQSGEYNSIQANAKKLEETFLSFGVKARVTQVHLGPAVTKYEILPDTGVKVSRIVSLTDDLALALAASDLRIEAPIPGKSAIGIEVPNTNVAVVSLREVIESKENNSPDAKLMISLGRDVTGQAILTELNKMPHMLIAGSTGSGKSVCINGIIISILMRTKPHEVKMMMIDPKMVELNVYNGVPHLLAPVVTDPRKAAQALQKVVSEMERRYELFSHTGTRNIEGYNAHIDVWNEENDEKHPHMPYIVVIVDELADLMMVASSDVEDSITRLAQMARAAGIHLIIATQRPSVDVITGVIKANIPSRIAFAVSSAIDSRTILDTGGADKLLGRGDMLFLPAGGSKPVRIQGAFVSDSEVEAIVDFVIEQQKAQYQEEMIPTEIVEVPPHEETDELYDEAVQLVTNMQTASVSMLQRRFRIGYSRAARIVDQMEMRGIVGPPDGSRPRQVLVDKGESD
- a CDS encoding BMP family protein, with the protein product MQKRRFNLLLAMLLVVSVFLAACGSNKGQDEGKSNEGSSNEASEFTVAMVTDFGGIDDKSFNQSAWEGIQQFGADNNMERGDGGFDYLQSNDDTDYIPNLNKLVQRDFDLIFGVGFIIVDAIDEIAEQRPDTNFAIIDGVVEQPNVASILFKDEEAGFLAGVAAALMTESNKVGFVGGMDIPVVERFEAGFVAGVESVNPDVSVDVEYTGAFDKAELGKATANLMYASGVDIIFHAAGATGNGVFAEAKERKQADPNANVWVIGVDSDQFDEGQVGDQNVTLTSALKRVDASVVDVSELAKKGEFPGGETIVYGVKEERVGLADSRGAIPEDIDAKIQEYIEKISNGEIEVPTERKKK
- a CDS encoding GntR family transcriptional regulator, with the protein product MGKEEHEQLYLHVVERLKQDIESGVIKANERFPSEFQLAKSLGVSLAILRKALQVLESEKIVERKHGVGTFVNPKPLFTSGIEELTSVTTMIQQAGMEPGTIFMDVSESDVTDTSIKRFNYGETDKVMTIKRLRTADGQPVVFCIDQVLARNFPVGADELLKTSIFDAIEQSGNIRITQAVAQIEPIGYDEEASALLRCGIDIPLLALTQKHYSDDGEMVLYSKNYFRADKFSFHVVRKRV